The genomic DNA CGGCGGCCTCGGCTCGGTGCTCGCCGGTGCGATTATCGTGCAGGCGCCCGACGGGGCGCTGCTCCATTTCGACCGGATCGGCTACGTCGTCGTCGCCACGACGATCATCACGCTGGTGATGATGTATTTCGTGCAGAAGGCGGTGGCCGAGCGGACGGGGAAGCGGGTGGTGTGAGGGGGGATTGCCCGGTTGGCGATTTGATGCAGCACCTTTCCAACAATGGTTATTGGGAGCGGCATTGGTGGAGCGAATTGTCATGGCTGCGAGCGCGGATCTCGGCGAAGCCCTTGAAAACTTTGTAAAAAATCTAGTCGCTTCGGGTCGTTATCACTCCAAGAGCGAGGTGCTGCGGGAGGGCGTCCGGCTTATCCAGGAGCGTGAAGCCCGTCTGGCCGCGTTGGACGCTGCAATCGCGCGCGGGCTTGAGGACGCCGGAGCAGGACGGGTCAAATCGAACTCTGAGGTGTTTGACCGGCTGGAAGCGAGATTGGCCGCCAAGGCTGAGCCCGCGTGATTGTCGTCATCACCGCGGAAGCGGAAGCCGACCTTGAGGAGATTGCGTCCTATGTCGCTGGGCAGAGCCCGCGGAGCGCGCTCGCGCTTATCCGCGCACTGCGCGAAAAGTGCGAATCCCTTGCTGACGCACCACGCGGCTACCCCTTGGTCCCGCGCTAGGAGCACAACGGTATTCGACGGCGACCGTTCGGAAGCTTTTTGATTTTCTACCGTGTCGGTATCGATGCGATCGAGGTGATCCACATCCTCCACGGCGCACGTGACTACGAGCCGCTACTCTTCCCGGAGGACCAGGGTGTCACGATCGACCGCTATGTGCAGCTCGCACAAGCACAAAATGGTGCCCAGGAAAGGACTGGATCGCCACCGTCGAAAAAGCCCTAATTTGCTGGGTTTTTGAGCCGCCCGGCATCGGCTTGTGTACCGGTTCTGTGTACCGGAGACAAGCGCTTGACAGCCTGAGGGACCAGACTGGTTCACTTCTGCAGACCGCTGGATCCTTAATCAGGTCGGCCATTGCTCCTTTAGTTGCTACGGGGGTTAATTTCTCCGCCTGGAGCGACAGGAGGATGCGATGCAAGCGTATGACTTGGTGGTGATTGGATCTGGAACGGCCGCTCAGGTCGTGAGCGCGAAGGTCCGAAAGGCCGGAAGGACAGTTGCTGTCGTGGACCATCGTCCGTTCGGCGGGACCTGTGCGCTGCGCGGATGTGACCCTAAGAAAATGCTCATAAGTGGTGCCGAGACCATCGATGCTGCACAGCGCATGCAGGGTCACGGGGTCACAGGCGAACTTCGGATCGGTTGGCGCGAACTCATCGCCTTCAAACGCACTTTCACCGACCCGGTGCCTCAGAAGCAGGAGGCCCATTACGCCGCACAAGGCATTGATGCTTTTCACGGCATTGCGCGGTTCACTGGCCCCGACGCTGTCTCTGTCGAAGGACAGGAATTAAAGGCGCGTCACATTGTCATCGCTACCGGCGCACGTCCCGTGCCTCTGCAGTTTCTCGGTGCAGAACACATCATCACGAGTGACCGATTCCTGGAGCTGGAGAGCCTGCCAGGGAGGATCGTACTGATTGGCGGTGGTTACGTCGCGGCGGAGTTTTCCCACATTGCCGCTCGCGCGGGAGCACAGGTAACGGTGTTCCAACGCGCTGACCGTATGCTGCCGCGTTTCGACCCAGACCTTGTCGGTTGGTTGATGGTAAAGTTTGCGGAACTCGGAATCGACGTGCGGACGCGATCAACGGTCGACCGAATCGAGCAAACGGCGAACGGTCTGCTAGTGCATGCCGATGGGCAGCAAAGCGTGGCTGCCGATCTGGTGGTGCATGCGGCGGGTCGCGAGCCTGACCTGGGCATGGACTTAGCGGCGGCTCAAGTCACGGTAAGCAAGAAGCGTCTCGAATTGAACGAATATCTCCAGAGCGTATCCAACCCTCAAGTCTACGCTGCCGGCGATGCTGCGAGTTTGGGCCCGCCCCTGACGCCCGTATCGGCCCACGATGGTAGGGTCGTCGCTACCAATATTCTGGAAGGCAACTCTCGCAAGCCCGATTATCGAGGGGTGCCGAGCGTGGCATTCACAATCCCGCCAATTGCCTCCGTGGGGCTGACGGAGAGTCAGGCCCGGACGCAAGGGTTGAAGTTCAAAGTGAACTCGGAGAACACGCCAAATTGGTATACGGCTCGTCGTCTCGCAGAACGAGTGTACGGCTACAAAACGCTGGTCGAGGAGGGAACGGGTCGGATTCTCGGAGCACATATCGTCGGTCCCCACGCCGACGAGGTAATCAATCTGTTTGGACTCGCGATGCGGCACAATCTGACCGCGAGGGATTTGCAGACGACCATGTTTGCCTATCCAACCGGCGCGTCAGACATCGGATCTATGGTCTAGTCGCCTGGCCGACCGGCATCCAGAATATCGAGCACCGGGCAATCGGGGGTTGCGCCGTCGGAGCACTGTGCGACCGTTTCCGCCAGGATGGACTCAAGCTTCACGAGGTCGGAGAGTTTCTGACGAACATTCGCCAGATGTGCACTCGCAATCCTGTGCACGTCGGCACATGGCGCACGCCCTGGCCCTCCCATGGCAAGCATGGCGCGAATTTCCTCGAGGGTGAACCCAAGGTCGCGGGATCGGCGGATGAAAGCCAATATCCTGGCTTCGGTCGGTCCGTAGACTCGCCGCCCACTAGCCGTGCGTGGTGGCGCCGGCAGCATGTCGATGCGCTCGTAATAGCGGATGGTCTCAACGTTCACGCCGCTGTGCTTCGAGAGTTCCCCGATCGAGAAGCCT from Bradyrhizobium sp. CCBAU 53351 includes the following:
- a CDS encoding type II toxin-antitoxin system ParD family antitoxin produces the protein MAASADLGEALENFVKNLVASGRYHSKSEVLREGVRLIQEREARLAALDAAIARGLEDAGAGRVKSNSEVFDRLEARLAAKAEPA
- a CDS encoding NAD(P)/FAD-dependent oxidoreductase, which encodes MQAYDLVVIGSGTAAQVVSAKVRKAGRTVAVVDHRPFGGTCALRGCDPKKMLISGAETIDAAQRMQGHGVTGELRIGWRELIAFKRTFTDPVPQKQEAHYAAQGIDAFHGIARFTGPDAVSVEGQELKARHIVIATGARPVPLQFLGAEHIITSDRFLELESLPGRIVLIGGGYVAAEFSHIAARAGAQVTVFQRADRMLPRFDPDLVGWLMVKFAELGIDVRTRSTVDRIEQTANGLLVHADGQQSVAADLVVHAAGREPDLGMDLAAAQVTVSKKRLELNEYLQSVSNPQVYAAGDAASLGPPLTPVSAHDGRVVATNILEGNSRKPDYRGVPSVAFTIPPIASVGLTESQARTQGLKFKVNSENTPNWYTARRLAERVYGYKTLVEEGTGRILGAHIVGPHADEVINLFGLAMRHNLTARDLQTTMFAYPTGASDIGSMV
- a CDS encoding helix-turn-helix domain-containing protein, encoding MRSITPSRAEGFSIGELSKHSGVNVETIRYYERIDMLPAPPRTASGRRVYGPTEARILAFIRRSRDLGFTLEEIRAMLAMGGPGRAPCADVHRIASAHLANVRQKLSDLVKLESILAETVAQCSDGATPDCPVLDILDAGRPGD